A region from the Planifilum fulgidum genome encodes:
- a CDS encoding response regulator, with the protein MELKMIIVDDEPVICKGLRLTIPWHELGVRVVGEAHNGKQALRLAEKHDVDLVLTDVKMPEMDGLALAEALRRERPQVRIVMISGYDEFEYARQALRLGVEDYLLKPVDIDELWQLVKRLAHERRKELDEEREEQKEALTRWVMSQILSLPAPETGRKERYFRRVRGFWLCVSQLDAYAELERQLTETERKDLENKWQRLVIKELSGAGLT; encoded by the coding sequence ATGGAATTGAAGATGATCATCGTGGATGACGAACCGGTGATCTGCAAAGGACTCAGGTTGACAATTCCCTGGCACGAACTGGGAGTGCGGGTTGTCGGCGAAGCGCACAACGGAAAGCAGGCGCTCCGGCTTGCCGAGAAACACGATGTCGATCTCGTTTTGACGGATGTGAAAATGCCGGAGATGGACGGACTGGCGCTGGCCGAAGCGTTGCGGCGCGAGAGGCCGCAGGTGCGCATCGTGATGATCAGCGGATATGACGAGTTTGAGTATGCACGGCAGGCGCTCCGGTTGGGTGTCGAAGATTACTTGTTGAAACCGGTGGATATCGATGAATTGTGGCAACTGGTCAAAAGATTGGCGCATGAACGAAGAAAGGAATTGGATGAGGAACGCGAGGAGCAAAAAGAAGCCTTGACCCGTTGGGTGATGAGCCAAATTCTCTCCCTGCCGGCGCCGGAGACAGGGCGAAAGGAGCGTTATTTCCGCAGGGTTCGGGGTTTTTGGCTGTGTGTCAGCCAGTTGGACGCTTATGCGGAGCTGGAGCGGCAATTGACGGAAACAGAGCGGAAGGACTTGGAAAACAAGTGGCAACGCCTCGTGATAAAGGAGCTGAGCGGGGCGGGGCTCACATGA
- a CDS encoding sugar ABC transporter ATP-binding protein — translation MVQDHRPILQVREIHKVFPGTKALSNVSMEFHAGEVHAVVGENGAGKSTLMNILSGVFPPTEGQIILEGEEVRFQSPRQAQEKGIAIVHQELSLCPHLTVGENMFIGRLPRSRLGFVDRNKLREDAKKMLEAFKADIDPDDLAGDLSISEQQVVEIAKALTMDCKVLILDEPTSAITESEANNLFEVIRELRGKGICIIYISHRIKEIFSISDRISVLRDGHYIGTYHTEEMTPDRVVQLMVGRELKNIYPPKSTRGKKEILRVENLSREGVFHQIRFTLYEKEVLGIFGLVGAGRTEMSRALCGIDPKDSGQVWLDGKPVAIDSVSQAIQQGIVYLTEDRKNQGLFLDLSVKRNIVSSNLQAVSSGLFIDPVKEKEMAEHFSEKLNVKTPGLDQSIGSLSGGNQQKAMIAKWLSTYPKVLLLDEPTRGIDVGAKSEIYKMLRELADDGKGIIVISSELPEVIGICDRVLVMHQGRIVGEVSGERINEEEIIRLASGIVA, via the coding sequence ATGGTTCAGGATCACCGTCCCATATTGCAAGTCAGAGAAATTCACAAGGTGTTTCCCGGGACAAAAGCGCTGTCCAATGTTTCCATGGAGTTTCACGCTGGGGAAGTGCATGCCGTGGTGGGGGAAAACGGGGCCGGGAAGTCCACTTTGATGAACATCTTGTCGGGGGTCTTTCCCCCGACGGAAGGGCAGATCATTCTGGAGGGAGAGGAGGTGCGGTTTCAAAGCCCACGGCAAGCCCAGGAAAAGGGGATCGCCATCGTGCACCAGGAATTGAGTTTGTGCCCGCATTTGACGGTGGGCGAAAATATGTTCATCGGGAGATTGCCGAGATCCAGACTGGGATTTGTCGATCGAAACAAACTCCGGGAAGATGCAAAAAAAATGCTCGAAGCCTTTAAGGCGGACATCGATCCCGATGATCTCGCCGGGGATTTGAGCATTTCCGAGCAACAGGTTGTGGAGATCGCCAAAGCGCTGACAATGGATTGCAAGGTTCTCATTTTGGATGAACCGACTTCCGCCATCACGGAATCTGAGGCGAACAATTTGTTCGAAGTGATTAGGGAGTTAAGGGGAAAGGGGATTTGCATTATTTACATTAGTCACAGAATTAAAGAAATTTTTTCAATTTCCGATCGCATTTCAGTTTTACGGGACGGCCATTACATCGGAACCTATCATACGGAGGAGATGACCCCTGACCGGGTGGTTCAGCTCATGGTGGGACGGGAGTTGAAAAATATTTACCCGCCGAAATCGACGAGAGGGAAGAAAGAGATCTTGCGGGTGGAAAATTTGAGCCGTGAGGGCGTGTTTCATCAGATCCGGTTCACTTTGTATGAAAAAGAGGTGTTGGGCATTTTCGGGCTGGTGGGAGCCGGAAGGACAGAAATGTCGAGAGCCTTGTGCGGCATTGACCCCAAGGATTCCGGACAAGTTTGGTTGGACGGAAAGCCGGTCGCCATCGATTCCGTAAGCCAGGCCATACAACAGGGAATTGTCTATTTGACCGAAGACCGGAAAAACCAAGGCTTGTTTCTCGACCTCTCAGTCAAACGGAACATCGTGTCTTCCAATTTGCAGGCGGTATCCTCGGGACTTTTTATCGATCCGGTGAAGGAGAAAGAAATGGCGGAACATTTTTCCGAAAAGTTGAACGTCAAAACCCCCGGCCTGGATCAAAGCATCGGCAGCCTCAGCGGCGGCAATCAACAGAAAGCGATGATTGCCAAGTGGTTGTCGACCTATCCAAAGGTCCTCCTATTGGACGAACCGACCCGGGGAATCGATGTGGGGGCAAAATCGGAAATATACAAGATGCTTCGGGAATTGGCCGATGACGGGAAAGGGATCATCGTGATTTCGTCCGAATTGCCTGAGGTGATCGGGATATGCGATCGAGTGTTGGTGATGCACCAAGGAAGAATCGTTGGTGAAGTGTCCGGGGAGCGAATCAACGAGGAGGAGATTATTCGTTTGGCCTCGGGCATCGTCGCATGA
- a CDS encoding substrate-binding domain-containing protein, producing MVTFLSGIEYWKGAFRGMEEAAENLGVQAEYKGADQYDINQQITVLEQVIAQKPDGILVTAINPDALVAPINKAIEAGIPVVTFDADAPKSKRYAFLGTSNYDAGVIAARELARLTGEKGEVGVVTVPGQLNHEERKAGFVETIQKEFPDMKVVSIQDGKSDQVQAAQATSAMIQKNPDLVGIFATEASTGVGVGTAVKEAGKVGKIHIISFDTDKGTLDMVKSGIIDATLAQGTWNMGYWGMHFLYNLRHDLVHPVIDWKTAKVGPLPPYVDTGVSVVTKENVDFYYPDK from the coding sequence ATGGTGACCTTCCTTTCCGGAATTGAGTATTGGAAGGGAGCTTTCAGGGGAATGGAAGAGGCGGCGGAAAATCTGGGCGTTCAAGCCGAATACAAAGGGGCCGACCAATACGATATCAACCAGCAGATAACCGTTCTGGAACAGGTGATTGCGCAAAAACCGGACGGAATTCTTGTGACGGCCATCAACCCCGATGCGCTTGTTGCCCCCATAAACAAAGCGATTGAAGCGGGCATCCCCGTGGTGACCTTCGATGCCGACGCTCCGAAAAGCAAACGTTACGCTTTTCTGGGGACGAGCAATTATGATGCGGGGGTCATTGCGGCTCGCGAATTGGCCCGTTTAACCGGAGAGAAAGGGGAAGTGGGTGTGGTCACCGTACCCGGGCAATTAAACCACGAAGAGCGAAAAGCGGGATTTGTGGAAACCATTCAAAAAGAGTTTCCCGATATGAAAGTGGTTTCCATTCAAGACGGCAAAAGCGATCAGGTTCAAGCGGCACAGGCGACCTCCGCCATGATCCAGAAAAATCCCGACCTGGTTGGAATTTTTGCGACGGAGGCAAGCACAGGGGTGGGGGTTGGCACGGCGGTGAAAGAAGCGGGCAAAGTCGGGAAGATTCACATTATTAGCTTCGATACCGATAAAGGGACTCTGGATATGGTGAAATCGGGGATTATCGATGCCACTCTGGCGCAAGGAACATGGAACATGGGCTATTGGGGAATGCATTTTCTCTACAATTTAAGACACGATTTGGTTCATCCGGTGATCGACTGGAAAACGGCAAAAGTGGGTCCTTTGCCTCCTTATGTGGACACGGGCGTGAGCGTGGTGACCAAGGAGAACGTCGATTTCTACTATCCGGATAAATAG
- a CDS encoding sensor histidine kinase: MGGRWHFRNWSLKGKSLFFFAVLILLPSTVFSSFVLYQVNQILKREAVESTERHLDAAEKNLSAKIQDIEDISSYMIFSEDFRNYMALERAPENAQVFEDLEERLKGFLTFHLAGKNYINSVTVEGINGNKLHFGEPVRAAEKQWIRLAKERKGKIVWSSAYAVSSGWSGKKYVVTLFRVINDINDAKRPIGLVRIRINARDLYQSFTGAVTRDKGRVFVVQRDGSVVLDDDDKYLGNIYPDSVLVERILRFPDNETFFHFRYDKGGLAVLREIGGPGWYLVSIVDEGKIVRDLKSVYLLTWTMFLSSVLLGILALTGFYNFIVLPVVELTKQTRRVEKGDFSAQVPVRSDDEIGKLAARFNRMVATIQRLIDLKYKVELKQRESELKALQNQIDPHFLYNTLDMIRWSALLEKATETSRLIETLSRLFRLTLNRGKLWVPLREELAYVESYLNLQQKRLGNGFRFEIRAGKELQEAIVLKQILQPVVENCIVHGFRGLDRPGLIEIACSLENGRLHINVSDNGSGVDAAAMNARLHGGDGEQDGHALKNVNDRIKLLFGSQCGVWFVERREGACARFILPFISREDEIIKITNSFGERRWN, encoded by the coding sequence TTGGGGGGACGCTGGCATTTCCGCAACTGGAGCTTGAAAGGGAAATCCCTCTTTTTCTTCGCGGTGTTGATTTTGCTGCCGTCGACCGTTTTCAGCTCCTTCGTTCTTTATCAGGTGAACCAGATTTTGAAACGGGAAGCCGTGGAGTCGACAGAGCGACACCTGGACGCGGCGGAAAAAAATTTGTCCGCCAAGATTCAGGACATTGAAGATATTTCCTCCTACATGATCTTCAGCGAAGATTTCCGAAATTACATGGCGCTGGAGCGCGCACCGGAAAACGCGCAGGTTTTTGAGGATCTTGAAGAACGGTTGAAGGGGTTTTTAACCTTCCATCTGGCGGGGAAAAACTACATCAATTCGGTCACGGTCGAGGGAATCAACGGCAACAAACTCCATTTCGGCGAGCCGGTGCGGGCCGCTGAAAAACAATGGATTCGCCTTGCCAAGGAAAGGAAGGGAAAAATTGTTTGGAGCAGCGCTTACGCGGTGTCGAGCGGTTGGAGCGGCAAGAAGTACGTGGTCACTCTTTTTCGGGTGATCAATGACATCAATGATGCGAAACGGCCCATCGGTCTGGTGCGAATTCGGATCAACGCCAGGGATTTGTATCAATCCTTCACCGGGGCGGTCACCCGGGATAAGGGAAGGGTTTTTGTCGTACAACGGGACGGTTCCGTCGTTTTGGACGATGATGACAAATACTTGGGAAACATTTATCCGGATTCGGTTCTTGTGGAGCGGATTCTCCGTTTTCCGGACAACGAAACGTTTTTCCACTTTCGGTATGACAAAGGGGGGCTTGCAGTCCTTCGGGAGATCGGCGGGCCCGGCTGGTATCTGGTGTCGATTGTGGATGAAGGAAAAATCGTTCGAGATTTGAAGTCGGTCTACCTGTTGACTTGGACGATGTTTTTGAGCTCTGTACTGCTGGGAATCCTTGCTTTGACCGGGTTTTACAATTTCATCGTGCTGCCGGTCGTGGAGCTGACGAAACAGACCCGGCGGGTGGAGAAGGGCGATTTTTCCGCTCAGGTGCCTGTTCGTTCGGACGACGAGATCGGAAAGCTGGCGGCCCGCTTCAACCGGATGGTGGCCACGATCCAGAGGCTGATCGACCTCAAGTACAAGGTAGAGCTGAAACAGCGGGAATCGGAATTGAAAGCGCTGCAAAACCAGATCGATCCTCATTTTCTGTACAACACGCTGGACATGATCCGCTGGTCGGCCTTGCTGGAAAAAGCGACGGAAACAAGCCGTCTGATTGAGACGCTTTCGCGCCTGTTTCGCCTCACATTAAACCGCGGGAAATTGTGGGTCCCGCTGCGCGAAGAGCTGGCGTACGTGGAAAGCTATCTCAATCTGCAGCAGAAGCGGCTCGGAAACGGGTTCCGCTTTGAAATCCGTGCCGGCAAAGAGCTTCAGGAAGCCATTGTCTTGAAACAGATATTGCAACCGGTGGTGGAAAATTGCATCGTGCACGGTTTTCGCGGGTTGGATCGACCGGGGTTGATTGAGATTGCTTGCTCCCTCGAAAACGGGAGATTGCACATCAATGTATCGGATAACGGATCGGGCGTCGACGCCGCAGCGATGAACGCCCGTCTGCACGGGGGTGACGGCGAACAGGACGGACATGCATTGAAAAATGTGAATGACAGGATCAAACTGCTGTTCGGCTCACAGTGCGGCGTATGGTTCGTCGAAAGGCGGGAAGGGGCTTGCGCCCGTTTCATCCTTCCTTTCATTTCAAGGGAGGATGAGATCATAAAAATCACCAATTCATTTGGTGAGCGGCGATGGAATTGA
- a CDS encoding ABC transporter permease, whose product MSMLPETNHKELKRNKLFNLNLFQFREASLLSIIVLLFVLLALTTPGFLTAENLKTTLIGLTLDGIIAVGMTLVLVAAGVDLSVGSVLALSGVLAGYLAYNGMNVWTASLIAMAVSLLAGFLNGFFISRIGLNPLIMTLGMMSAARGVAYVITEGAPVSITGLDPAFLFLGQGEILGIPMLVVILIVVAVVGDVLLRKSVYLRQVYYVGSNEKAARLSGIDVKKVKMAIYIVCALLAGFAGLLSLSRFAVATPTAGMGAELRAISACVIGGASLTGGVGTITGALLGVVLVGLVNNALVLLDVSVYWQSLVTGLVLIAAVTLDVVNNRRKQKKQNL is encoded by the coding sequence ATGAGCATGCTGCCGGAAACAAACCATAAGGAGCTCAAACGGAATAAATTATTCAACCTGAATCTCTTTCAATTCAGGGAAGCAAGTCTTTTATCCATCATTGTCCTCTTGTTTGTTCTGCTGGCGCTGACCACCCCCGGATTCTTGACGGCTGAGAATTTGAAGACCACCCTCATCGGGCTGACGCTTGACGGCATTATCGCTGTCGGCATGACCTTGGTGCTTGTCGCGGCGGGCGTCGATTTATCGGTGGGATCCGTTCTGGCCTTAAGCGGTGTGTTGGCGGGTTATCTGGCCTATAACGGAATGAATGTTTGGACAGCTTCTCTCATTGCGATGGCGGTTTCCCTTCTTGCCGGTTTTTTAAATGGTTTCTTCATCAGCCGGATCGGATTAAATCCCCTTATCATGACGCTGGGGATGATGAGCGCCGCCAGAGGGGTCGCTTATGTGATCACGGAAGGGGCGCCTGTTTCCATCACAGGGCTGGATCCCGCCTTTTTGTTCCTCGGTCAGGGAGAAATATTGGGAATTCCGATGCTGGTCGTCATTTTGATTGTGGTGGCGGTTGTCGGGGATGTTCTCCTTAGAAAGTCGGTTTATCTCAGACAAGTATACTATGTCGGAAGCAATGAAAAAGCCGCCAGATTGTCGGGAATCGATGTGAAAAAGGTTAAAATGGCGATTTACATTGTTTGCGCCCTGCTGGCGGGGTTTGCCGGCTTGCTTTCCTTGTCCAGATTCGCGGTGGCGACTCCCACGGCGGGGATGGGCGCCGAACTCCGCGCGATCTCCGCCTGTGTGATTGGCGGAGCCAGCCTGACAGGCGGAGTCGGAACGATTACGGGGGCCCTTCTGGGCGTCGTTCTCGTGGGCCTGGTGAACAACGCCCTGGTTTTGCTCGATGTGTCCGTGTATTGGCAATCGCTGGTTACCGGATTGGTGTTGATCGCGGCCGTTACGCTGGATGTCGTCAACAATCGAAGGAAACAAAAAAAGCAAAATCTTTGA
- a CDS encoding helix-turn-helix transcriptional regulator, whose amino-acid sequence MTAGETVSFFTHPNCHVAVCLLAGTLDGEKVGKWFARRLERICEAWDGPSRLCFGVAGPYGDLSLLNEAYEQALTALKNKVSDGDHCIFFHGADSGNGRPAGTLSQQGSGTESENRSKGKNRTGQGRRWIDLREAEKVLMEALLQNDAKALTVNVDALFERLRIRHYSLEEALSFCRDLRYLLELRLREFFTRWDGEGTESIFLTGNIDLHRYNTFSLLKQLFHQDVLRLAQKWPLRRGRNHWLVKRAKEYIEEHFHQDLRASDVAGFLHITPNYFSTIFKQETGKSFCEYVSRLRVEKAKELLANTSFRVFEIAEEVGYKEYKYFAQVFKKLTGVTPTEYRERLLAVDQS is encoded by the coding sequence ATGACGGCAGGGGAAACCGTTTCGTTTTTTACCCATCCCAATTGCCATGTCGCCGTCTGTTTGCTTGCCGGAACGTTGGATGGCGAAAAGGTCGGGAAATGGTTTGCGCGCCGTCTGGAACGGATTTGTGAAGCGTGGGACGGACCGAGCCGCCTTTGCTTCGGCGTTGCCGGTCCGTACGGCGATTTGTCTCTGTTGAATGAAGCGTACGAGCAAGCGCTGACCGCCCTGAAAAACAAAGTTTCCGATGGGGATCACTGCATTTTTTTCCACGGGGCGGATTCGGGGAATGGGAGGCCGGCCGGTACACTTTCGCAGCAAGGAAGTGGGACGGAAAGTGAAAACCGGTCGAAGGGGAAAAACCGAACCGGACAGGGGCGTCGATGGATTGATCTGAGGGAAGCGGAAAAGGTGCTGATGGAAGCTCTCCTGCAAAACGACGCCAAGGCGTTGACCGTGAATGTGGATGCGCTGTTTGAAAGGCTCCGGATCCGGCATTACTCTCTCGAGGAGGCCCTGTCCTTTTGCCGGGATCTCCGATATCTCCTCGAACTGCGGCTGAGGGAGTTTTTCACCCGATGGGATGGGGAGGGCACCGAGAGCATTTTTCTGACGGGAAACATCGATTTGCACAGGTACAATACGTTTTCCCTGTTAAAACAGTTGTTCCATCAGGATGTCCTAAGACTGGCGCAAAAATGGCCACTCCGGCGGGGAAGAAATCATTGGCTGGTGAAACGGGCCAAGGAATACATCGAGGAACATTTCCACCAGGATTTGAGGGCATCCGATGTGGCCGGGTTTCTCCATATCACACCCAATTATTTCAGCACGATATTCAAGCAAGAAACAGGCAAATCGTTCTGCGAGTACGTAAGCCGGCTCAGAGTGGAAAAAGCAAAAGAGCTGCTTGCGAACACGTCTTTCCGGGTTTTTGAAATCGCTGAGGAGGTGGGTTACAAGGAGTACAAATATTTTGCGCAGGTGTTCAAGAAATTGACGGGTGTGACACCGACGGAGTACCGCGAACGGCTCCTTGCGGTTGATCAATCCTAG
- a CDS encoding beta-mannosidase produces MNIHENWKIQWFEPGQVEDLKIADPDYIDHFWISAKVPGDVHSTLKSAGIIEDPFVGHNDVKCRWVEEKVWWYRAEFQFDEEIGSEERVELIFEGLDTFATIFLNGVELGSAENMFVSYTFDVTREIRRGRNVLAVKFDPVSLRVRGKRQDLWSGFSRERVWVRKAQMNFGWDWGPRLVTVGIWRDVRLEKRRFAKLDSVFARTLAIGENRATVAVDVEVDFLTFPAGQGAYEVEVRLTGDGKGEGTESWEQRTKLDGTTARVTLEVNNPKLWWTHDLGTPYLYRLEVTLLKDGEAIDRHERDFGIRTIEVRRFDGQGNPRFTFVLNGVELFAKGANWIPVDSMIGAAPDSRYVSLLRLARDAHMNMLRVWGGGIYEKDVFYRECDRQGILVWQDFMFACALYPDFNRDFLANVREEIIQVVKRLRNHACIALWCGNNENDWIYEKMKSSGEIATPFYGEKIYHELIPQILAELDPTRLYWPSSPYGGNDHNSAEEGDRHNWQVWHGMVEPRRFGEPPRVDYSVEGVSFKNFKKDTAKFVSEFGMHAAANRYTLERNIPPGQFFWGSDEMAYRNKDYHHQKGILLMEGYTGVPRNLEEYLNFSMLTQAEGLRYGIEHYRRRKPATSGALFWQLNDCWPGTSWSVIDYYLLPKAAYYYAKVFFHPVLYSLDHEPEKALSVWVVNDRREGVQDQLLLQVFDFEGELVCSREIPVKVPANASVRVARFSEREILRGRPAGRVAVCLRSVQGAAPDNIYYLRDQKDLKLPEAGLRVKVDEKRKRVTVSAERIARFVKIDLPGEMLTFSDNYFDLLPGTSRTVTIGHLEGKEVCLEGLTVSALNAADAIYERVSD; encoded by the coding sequence ATGAACATCCATGAGAACTGGAAAATCCAGTGGTTTGAACCGGGACAGGTTGAAGATCTGAAGATCGCGGATCCGGATTATATCGATCATTTCTGGATTTCCGCCAAGGTTCCCGGGGATGTCCATTCGACGCTCAAATCGGCAGGGATCATCGAGGATCCCTTTGTCGGCCACAATGATGTGAAATGCCGCTGGGTTGAAGAGAAGGTCTGGTGGTACCGCGCGGAGTTTCAGTTTGATGAGGAGATCGGATCGGAGGAGCGGGTGGAACTGATTTTTGAAGGGCTCGACACCTTCGCGACGATTTTCTTGAACGGCGTCGAATTGGGAAGCGCCGAAAACATGTTCGTCTCTTACACCTTTGATGTGACGAGGGAAATCCGCCGGGGACGCAATGTGCTTGCGGTCAAATTTGATCCCGTCTCCCTCCGCGTCCGGGGAAAGCGGCAGGATTTGTGGTCGGGCTTCAGCAGGGAGCGGGTCTGGGTGAGAAAGGCGCAGATGAATTTCGGCTGGGATTGGGGGCCGCGCCTCGTCACCGTCGGCATTTGGCGGGATGTGCGCCTGGAAAAGAGACGGTTCGCCAAGCTGGACAGTGTGTTTGCACGGACGCTGGCGATCGGGGAAAACCGGGCCACCGTCGCCGTCGATGTCGAGGTCGATTTTTTGACTTTTCCCGCCGGACAGGGCGCATACGAGGTGGAAGTGCGGCTGACCGGCGATGGGAAGGGCGAAGGAACGGAATCCTGGGAACAGCGGACGAAGTTGGACGGAACGACGGCCCGCGTCACGCTCGAGGTGAACAATCCCAAACTGTGGTGGACCCACGATCTCGGGACTCCCTATTTGTATCGTCTGGAAGTGACATTGCTCAAGGATGGGGAGGCGATTGACCGCCACGAGCGGGACTTCGGCATTCGCACCATCGAGGTGCGGCGATTCGACGGGCAGGGAAATCCCCGCTTCACCTTCGTGCTGAACGGGGTTGAGCTGTTCGCCAAGGGGGCCAACTGGATTCCGGTGGACAGCATGATCGGCGCGGCTCCCGATTCCCGCTACGTGTCTTTGTTGCGGCTTGCACGCGATGCCCACATGAACATGTTGCGGGTTTGGGGAGGAGGGATCTATGAAAAGGATGTGTTTTACCGGGAGTGCGACCGGCAGGGGATTCTCGTCTGGCAGGATTTCATGTTTGCCTGCGCCCTTTATCCCGATTTCAACCGCGACTTTCTGGCCAACGTCCGCGAAGAGATCATCCAGGTCGTCAAGCGGTTGCGCAACCATGCCTGCATCGCCCTTTGGTGCGGCAACAACGAAAACGACTGGATCTACGAAAAGATGAAATCGTCGGGGGAGATTGCGACCCCGTTTTACGGGGAGAAGATTTATCACGAGCTGATTCCGCAAATTCTGGCGGAACTCGATCCGACGCGCCTCTACTGGCCGAGCTCTCCCTATGGCGGAAACGATCACAACTCGGCGGAGGAAGGTGATCGCCACAACTGGCAGGTGTGGCACGGCATGGTCGAGCCGCGCCGGTTTGGGGAGCCGCCGCGCGTCGATTACAGCGTGGAGGGCGTTTCCTTCAAGAACTTCAAAAAAGACACGGCGAAATTCGTCAGCGAATTCGGAATGCACGCCGCGGCAAACCGCTACACGCTGGAGCGCAACATCCCGCCAGGTCAGTTTTTCTGGGGAAGCGACGAGATGGCCTACCGAAACAAGGATTACCATCACCAGAAGGGGATTCTGCTGATGGAAGGATACACCGGCGTTCCCCGGAACCTCGAAGAGTATTTGAATTTTTCCATGTTGACCCAGGCGGAGGGGCTGAGGTACGGGATTGAACATTACCGGAGGCGGAAGCCCGCGACGAGCGGGGCCCTGTTCTGGCAGCTGAATGACTGTTGGCCGGGCACGAGCTGGTCGGTCATCGACTATTATCTGCTGCCGAAGGCCGCCTATTACTATGCGAAAGTTTTCTTCCATCCGGTGCTGTATTCGCTGGATCACGAGCCGGAAAAAGCGCTTTCGGTCTGGGTGGTCAACGATCGGCGGGAAGGCGTGCAGGATCAACTGCTTTTGCAGGTGTTCGACTTTGAGGGGGAGTTGGTGTGTTCCAGGGAAATTCCGGTGAAGGTTCCCGCCAATGCATCGGTGCGCGTCGCCCGGTTTTCGGAAAGGGAGATATTGCGGGGACGCCCCGCAGGCCGGGTGGCGGTTTGCCTGCGCTCCGTGCAGGGCGCGGCGCCGGACAACATCTATTATTTGCGCGACCAGAAGGACCTGAAGCTGCCTGAGGCGGGACTGCGCGTAAAGGTGGATGAGAAGCGGAAAAGGGTGACGGTTTCTGCGGAACGGATCGCCCGCTTCGTCAAGATCGATCTGCCCGGTGAAATGCTGACCTTCAGCGACAATTATTTCGATCTGTTGCCGGGAACATCGCGGACAGTGACCATCGGCCATCTGGAAGGGAAGGAGGTGTGTCTCGAGGGGCTTACGGTATCGGCGTTGAACGCGGCGGATGCGATCTATGAGCGGGTTTCCGATTAA
- the araA gene encoding L-arabinose isomerase translates to MLDLKPYVFWFATGSQHLYGADSLKKVEEHSLSMTNELNGDATIPYKLVYKGVLTTPEAIRKLCIEANADDTCAGVVTWMHTFSPAKMWIAGLSELRKPLLHLHTQFNRDIPWDRIDMDFMNLNQSAHGDREYGFIGTRMGIARKVVAGFWKDAEVRSRIGSWMHTAVAFTEGRNIKVARFGDNMREVAVTEGDKVEAQIQFGWSVNGYGVGDLVQRVNEISDAEVDRLVEEYTEIYEIGSNVRENAAAWESVREQARMELGMKAFLKEGNFTAFTTTFEDLHGLKQLPGLAVQRLMAEGYGFGAEGDWKTAALVRMMKIMARGEGTSFMEDYTYHLEPGNEQILGSHMLEVCPTISSTRPKVEVHPLSIGGKEDPARLVFDGKSGPAVNAALIDLGNRFRLVVNKVVAVKPEKRMPRLPVARVLWRPEPSLRESAESWILAGGAHHTCFSYAVTAEQLVDWAEMAGIECVVIDEDTSPAKLRNELRWNEIAWHFTK, encoded by the coding sequence ATCTTGGATTTGAAACCTTATGTATTCTGGTTTGCCACGGGAAGTCAACATTTATACGGAGCGGATTCGCTGAAAAAAGTAGAGGAACATTCCCTGTCAATGACAAACGAGTTGAACGGCGATGCGACCATCCCCTACAAGCTGGTTTATAAGGGGGTCTTAACGACTCCGGAGGCGATCCGCAAGCTGTGTATCGAAGCCAATGCGGATGATACTTGCGCAGGTGTCGTTACCTGGATGCATACCTTTTCTCCTGCAAAAATGTGGATTGCGGGTCTTTCCGAATTGCGCAAGCCCCTTCTGCATCTGCATACCCAATTCAACCGCGATATTCCCTGGGACCGAATTGATATGGATTTCATGAATCTGAACCAATCGGCCCACGGCGACCGCGAATACGGATTTATCGGCACCCGGATGGGCATCGCGCGCAAAGTTGTTGCGGGTTTCTGGAAAGACGCGGAGGTTCGCAGCAGGATAGGAAGTTGGATGCACACCGCCGTCGCCTTCACCGAGGGGCGAAACATCAAGGTGGCGCGTTTTGGGGACAACATGCGGGAGGTGGCTGTAACCGAGGGAGACAAGGTGGAAGCACAAATTCAATTCGGTTGGTCCGTCAACGGGTACGGTGTGGGCGATCTCGTACAACGGGTCAACGAAATCTCGGATGCGGAAGTAGATCGGCTTGTGGAAGAATATACCGAAATATATGAAATCGGTTCGAACGTCCGCGAAAATGCCGCCGCTTGGGAATCCGTCCGGGAACAGGCCCGCATGGAACTCGGCATGAAAGCCTTTTTGAAGGAAGGCAACTTTACTGCCTTCACCACCACTTTTGAGGATTTGCACGGTCTGAAACAGCTCCCGGGACTGGCGGTTCAGCGCCTGATGGCGGAAGGCTACGGATTCGGTGCCGAAGGCGATTGGAAAACCGCGGCCTTGGTGCGCATGATGAAAATCATGGCGCGCGGTGAGGGAACTTCTTTTATGGAAGACTATACTTACCATCTGGAACCCGGCAATGAACAAATCCTCGGGTCGCATATGCTGGAAGTGTGTCCGACCATTTCCTCCACCCGTCCAAAAGTGGAAGTTCATCCCCTGTCCATCGGCGGAAAAGAGGATCCGGCGCGTTTGGTCTTCGACGGCAAGTCAGGTCCTGCAGTGAACGCCGCGCTGATCGATTTGGGCAATCGTTTCCGGCTGGTGGTGAACAAGGTGGTTGCGGTGAAACCTGAAAAAAGAATGCCCCGGCTGCCGGTGGCCAGGGTTCTGTGGAGACCGGAGCCCTCGTTGCGGGAATCGGCCGAGTCATGGATTCTTGCCGGGGGAGCCCATCACACCTGTTTTTCCTATGCCGTGACTGCCGAACAACTGGTGGATTGGGCCGAAATGGCGGGAATTGAATGCGTGGTGATCGATGAAGACACCTCGCCCGCAAAATTGCGCAACGAACTGAGGTGGAATGAAATCGCCTGGCATTTCACCAAGTGA